In Gadus macrocephalus chromosome 11, ASM3116895v1, a single genomic region encodes these proteins:
- the spinb gene encoding spindlin b isoform X3, whose amino-acid sequence MKTPFKTPAAPRPRPEGGHSSVSANMMKKKNSHKKQRTSVEPGKPLGGPPRRNIVGCRIQHIWKEGSKSSQWKGTVLDQVPVNPSLYLIKYDGFDCIYGLELYSDERVVGLEVLPDRIARARVTDTMLAETMIGKAVEHMFETEEGPKEEWRGMVLARAPIMTTWFYITYEKDPVLYMYQLLDDYKEGDLRIMPDSNDTVPAEREPGEVVDSLVGKQVEYAKEDGGKRSGMVIHQVEAKPSVYFIKFDDDFHIYVYDLVKTS is encoded by the exons ATGAAGACCCCCTTCAAGACTCCAGCGGCGCCGAGACCCAGACCGGAGGGCG GGCATTCCAGTGTATCTGCAAATATGATGAAGAAAAAGAATTCACACAA GAAGCAGAGGACCAGTGTGGAGCCCGGCAAGCCCTTAGGCGGTCCGCCCAGGAGGAACATCGTGGGCTGTAGGATCCAGCACATCTGGAAGGAAGGCA GTAAATCCTCCCAGTGGAAGGGGACAGTGTTGGACCAGGTTCCCGTCAACCCCTCTCTTTATCTGATCAAATATGACGGCTTCGACTGCATATACGGCCTGGAGCTGTACAGCGACGAGAGGGTGGTTGGCCTGGAGGTGCTGCCTGACAGAAtcg ctcggGCCCGCGTTACTGACACAATGCTGGCGGAGACGATGATCGGGAAGGCGGTGGAGCACATGTTTGAGACGGAGGAGGGCCCcaaggaggagtggaggggcaTGGTGCTGGCCCGCGCCCCCATCATGACCACGTGGTTCTACATCACCTACGAGAAGGACCCCGTGCTCTACATGTACCAGCTGCTGGACGACTACAAGGAGGGGGATCTGCGGATCATGCCCGACTCCA atgacACTGTGCCGGCGGAGCGGGAGCCAGGCGAGGTGGTGGACAGCCTGGTGGGGAAGCAGGTGGAGTACGCCAAGGAGGACGGGGGCAAGCGCTCGGGGATGGTTATCCACCAGGTGGAGGCCAAGCCCTCGGTGTACTTCATCAAGTTCGATGACGACTTCCACATCTACGTCTACGACCTGGTCAAGACCTCTTAA
- the spinb gene encoding spindlin b isoform X2, with translation MLTTLFLCACKLFLTAQRSNGKKTVGLQVIACTQSAVWPGPGVIPGAPPGGSVNGVVEPSVGPGLAAWLPPTRWMNEDPLQDSSGAETQTGGRAFQCICKYDEEKEFTQQRTSVEPGKPLGGPPRRNIVGCRIQHIWKEGTRARVTDTMLAETMIGKAVEHMFETEEGPKEEWRGMVLARAPIMTTWFYITYEKDPVLYMYQLLDDYKEGDLRIMPDSNDTVPAEREPGEVVDSLVGKQVEYAKEDGGKRSGMVIHQVEAKPSVYFIKFDDDFHIYVYDLVKTS, from the exons TTGGACTCCAGGTGATAGCCTGTACCCAATCTGCAGTCTGGCCTGGGCCGGGTGTAATTCCTGGAGCGCCTCCTGGGGGGTCTGTGAACGGAGTGGTAGAACCTAGCGTAGGTCCCGGACTGGCAGCCTGGCTGCCCCCCACCAGGTGGATGAATGAAGACCCCCTTCAAGACTCCAGCGGCGCCGAGACCCAGACCGGAGGGCG GGCATTCCAGTGTATCTGCAAATATGATGAAGAAAAAGAATTCACACAA CAGAGGACCAGTGTGGAGCCCGGCAAGCCCTTAGGCGGTCCGCCCAGGAGGAACATCGTGGGCTGTAGGATCCAGCACATCTGGAAGGAAGGCA ctcggGCCCGCGTTACTGACACAATGCTGGCGGAGACGATGATCGGGAAGGCGGTGGAGCACATGTTTGAGACGGAGGAGGGCCCcaaggaggagtggaggggcaTGGTGCTGGCCCGCGCCCCCATCATGACCACGTGGTTCTACATCACCTACGAGAAGGACCCCGTGCTCTACATGTACCAGCTGCTGGACGACTACAAGGAGGGGGATCTGCGGATCATGCCCGACTCCA atgacACTGTGCCGGCGGAGCGGGAGCCAGGCGAGGTGGTGGACAGCCTGGTGGGGAAGCAGGTGGAGTACGCCAAGGAGGACGGGGGCAAGCGCTCGGGGATGGTTATCCACCAGGTGGAGGCCAAGCCCTCGGTGTACTTCATCAAGTTCGATGACGACTTCCACATCTACGTCTACGACCTGGTCAAGACCTCTTAA
- the spinb gene encoding spindlin b isoform X4 has product MKTPFKTPAAPRPRPEGGHSSVSANMMKKKNSHKKQRTSVEPGKPLGGPPRRNIVGCRIQHIWKEGTRARVTDTMLAETMIGKAVEHMFETEEGPKEEWRGMVLARAPIMTTWFYITYEKDPVLYMYQLLDDYKEGDLRIMPDSNDTVPAEREPGEVVDSLVGKQVEYAKEDGGKRSGMVIHQVEAKPSVYFIKFDDDFHIYVYDLVKTS; this is encoded by the exons ATGAAGACCCCCTTCAAGACTCCAGCGGCGCCGAGACCCAGACCGGAGGGCG GGCATTCCAGTGTATCTGCAAATATGATGAAGAAAAAGAATTCACACAA GAAGCAGAGGACCAGTGTGGAGCCCGGCAAGCCCTTAGGCGGTCCGCCCAGGAGGAACATCGTGGGCTGTAGGATCCAGCACATCTGGAAGGAAGGCA ctcggGCCCGCGTTACTGACACAATGCTGGCGGAGACGATGATCGGGAAGGCGGTGGAGCACATGTTTGAGACGGAGGAGGGCCCcaaggaggagtggaggggcaTGGTGCTGGCCCGCGCCCCCATCATGACCACGTGGTTCTACATCACCTACGAGAAGGACCCCGTGCTCTACATGTACCAGCTGCTGGACGACTACAAGGAGGGGGATCTGCGGATCATGCCCGACTCCA atgacACTGTGCCGGCGGAGCGGGAGCCAGGCGAGGTGGTGGACAGCCTGGTGGGGAAGCAGGTGGAGTACGCCAAGGAGGACGGGGGCAAGCGCTCGGGGATGGTTATCCACCAGGTGGAGGCCAAGCCCTCGGTGTACTTCATCAAGTTCGATGACGACTTCCACATCTACGTCTACGACCTGGTCAAGACCTCTTAA
- the spinb gene encoding spindlin b isoform X1 encodes MLTTLFLCACKLFLTAQRSNGKKTVGLQVIACTQSAVWPGPGVIPGAPPGGSVNGVVEPSVGPGLAAWLPPTRWMNEDPLQDSSGAETQTGGRAFQCICKYDEEKEFTQQRTSVEPGKPLGGPPRRNIVGCRIQHIWKEGSKSSQWKGTVLDQVPVNPSLYLIKYDGFDCIYGLELYSDERVVGLEVLPDRIARARVTDTMLAETMIGKAVEHMFETEEGPKEEWRGMVLARAPIMTTWFYITYEKDPVLYMYQLLDDYKEGDLRIMPDSNDTVPAEREPGEVVDSLVGKQVEYAKEDGGKRSGMVIHQVEAKPSVYFIKFDDDFHIYVYDLVKTS; translated from the exons TTGGACTCCAGGTGATAGCCTGTACCCAATCTGCAGTCTGGCCTGGGCCGGGTGTAATTCCTGGAGCGCCTCCTGGGGGGTCTGTGAACGGAGTGGTAGAACCTAGCGTAGGTCCCGGACTGGCAGCCTGGCTGCCCCCCACCAGGTGGATGAATGAAGACCCCCTTCAAGACTCCAGCGGCGCCGAGACCCAGACCGGAGGGCG GGCATTCCAGTGTATCTGCAAATATGATGAAGAAAAAGAATTCACACAA CAGAGGACCAGTGTGGAGCCCGGCAAGCCCTTAGGCGGTCCGCCCAGGAGGAACATCGTGGGCTGTAGGATCCAGCACATCTGGAAGGAAGGCA GTAAATCCTCCCAGTGGAAGGGGACAGTGTTGGACCAGGTTCCCGTCAACCCCTCTCTTTATCTGATCAAATATGACGGCTTCGACTGCATATACGGCCTGGAGCTGTACAGCGACGAGAGGGTGGTTGGCCTGGAGGTGCTGCCTGACAGAAtcg ctcggGCCCGCGTTACTGACACAATGCTGGCGGAGACGATGATCGGGAAGGCGGTGGAGCACATGTTTGAGACGGAGGAGGGCCCcaaggaggagtggaggggcaTGGTGCTGGCCCGCGCCCCCATCATGACCACGTGGTTCTACATCACCTACGAGAAGGACCCCGTGCTCTACATGTACCAGCTGCTGGACGACTACAAGGAGGGGGATCTGCGGATCATGCCCGACTCCA atgacACTGTGCCGGCGGAGCGGGAGCCAGGCGAGGTGGTGGACAGCCTGGTGGGGAAGCAGGTGGAGTACGCCAAGGAGGACGGGGGCAAGCGCTCGGGGATGGTTATCCACCAGGTGGAGGCCAAGCCCTCGGTGTACTTCATCAAGTTCGATGACGACTTCCACATCTACGTCTACGACCTGGTCAAGACCTCTTAA